The Ketogulonicigenium robustum nucleotide sequence CGGGCGGCCGCTCGGCGGCGAATTTGCACCTGTGCTCTTGCGTGCAGGGCGTTGCAAACCAAACCCTGTCTGGGTCAGACCAGCGCCGCGCGGCGGGCTTCTTTACCGAGCCTGACAAAGCCCAGCAAACCCGCGCCTCCAGCAGCACTGGCGACCGCGCATTCTGGGGCCGCTATCGCGACTTCACCAACACCGCCTCCAGCCGCTGCGGCTGATACGCGCGAAACAGCCGCCCATTGGGCGGCTTTTTTGTACGCGGCGTGGCTTGCGGGCACGCAACCGCCCAAAAACAAAAAAACCCGGCCAAACGGCCGGGCTTTTCGTTTGGTCTGAAAGACCGCTTAGGCAGCTGCAGCAGCAGTAGCCTTGGCGATTTCTTTCTTCAGCTTCAGCGCATCGGCCGACAGCTCTTCGTCTTTGGCGCGGGCCAGATAGGCGTCCAGACCACCACGGTGGTCAACCGAACGCAGGCCAGCAGCCGACACGCGCAGCGTGAACGAACGGCCCAGAATGTCCGACTGCAGCGTGACATCTTGCAGGTTCGGCAAGAAACGACGCTTGGTCTTGTTGTTCGCGTGGCTTACATTGTTGCCCACCATCGGGCCTTTTCCGGTCAATTCGCAACGGCGCGACATGGTTTTAGTCCTTCGTATCAAGGCCATACGACGCTTGATGCGGCGCGATTGGCACAACGGTTCATTGGGGTAGCAAACCTGCGGTCAGGCGGACTACCAAATCAGCTTTGGGCAGTTAAGGGGAATCCCAGCCAAGGTCAAGCCGATTCCCCGCTTTCGCCATCACCCGCAACCGCCGGCAAAGCCGCCGCGCGCGTCGCGGCAAAGGCGGCAAGGGCGTCATGCCCCGTGCGCGCCGCACGCTGCGACAACCGCTGCCAATACCCTTGCGACAAAGGCCGCGCAGCGCGGTGGGCGGCCTGCACGGCGGCCACATCGTCACCTGCTAGCGCGGCTGCGCGCTGCAACCACCACTGCCCCCGCACAGCGCGCAAACTGCGAATGGCCGGATGCCCGCCAAAGGGCAGCACCACACGCTGCAGGCGCGGAAACGCGCGCCCGATCAGCGCGGCGTGCAACCGATCCTCGGGCACGAACGGGTCGAACACCAGCATACCGCCAACCGCCGCGTTAGCGGCCAATACGCCCGGCATCGCGGGGTAGCGCCCCTCGAACGGCACCACGGCAGGGTCCAGCGCATATTGCGGCGACACCACCACAGCCCGATCCGCCCGCAGCGCGCTGGCAAAACGCAGCGCGCCAAATCCCCCCATCGAATACCCCAGCAGATGCACGCGCTGATACCGCGCAGCCAGCGCGGGCAACACCGCCTCCAGCGCAGCGGTATCGGCGTTCATATACCAGTCGTTGCGCGCGGTGCGGATGGACAGCTGCCCGTACCCCTGCCGCGCGAAACTGCTGGAATGCGTCGCCGCCGAAAACCCCGCGCGCCCCTCTTTGCGATAGTCGAACACCACCATCAGCTGCTGCCCGTTCACGCCGCTTCCGCCCGCAAAATGCGTCGCGCGCAGATGCGCGCCCTCGAATATACTCTCGGGGATCAGAATGCGTTTTCCGGTGACGGGCGGGCTGGTCATGCGCCCCTCTGGCATGAAAACCGGCCTCTGGTCAAACAGCGCCGCAGCGGGGATAAGCGGGGCCATGACCCTGCCGATCGACCCCCTGCTGCCCGACCTGATCACCGCCTTACGCGACGCGGGCCGCGCCGTGCTGCAAGCGCCGCCCGGTGCGGGTAAAACCACGCGCGTGCCGCTGGCAATGCTGGCGGCGGGCCTGACCACGGGCCGCATTGTCATGCTGGAACCCCGCCGCCTTGCCGCGCGCGGCGCCGCCGAACGCATGGCCGAAACGCTGGGCGAAAAGACGGGCGAAACCGTCGGCTACCGCATGCGCGGCGACAGCCGCACCGGCCCCGCCACCCGCATCGAGGTGGTGACCGAAGGCGTCCTGACCCGCATGATCCAATCCGACCCCGAATTGACCGGCGTCGGCGCGGTGATCTTCGACGAATTCCACGAACGCTCGCTGCAGGCCGACCTCGGCCTCGCCCTGATACAAGAGGTCCGCGCCGCGCTGCGCCCCGACCTGCTGCTGCTGGTCATGTCGGCAACGCTGGATGCCGCGCCCGTCGCCGCACTGCTGGACGATGCCCCCATTCTGACAGCCGAGGGGCGCAGCTACCCCGTCGAAAACATCTACCTCGACCGCCCGCTGCCCGCGCAAACCCGCTTTGAAACCGCCCTCGCCGACCTGATCGCCAGCGCCGCGGCCGAAACCACCGGCGACATTCTGGCCTTCCTGCCGGGCGAGGGCGAGATTCACCGCACTGCGGGCCTCCTCTCGCGCCTCGGCGACGGCTTTGCGATCCGTCCGCTGTTTGGCAATATGCCCTTCACCGATCAACGCGCCGCGCTGGCCCCCGACCCGCAGCGGCGGCGCGTGGTGCTGGCCACCTCGATCGCG carries:
- a CDS encoding arginine transporter; its protein translation is MRVKPIVTGIMAATAALALAGCGPRGAISDACMAGGRSAANLHLCSCVQGVANQTLSGSDQRRAAGFFTEPDKAQQTRASSSTGDRAFWGRYRDFTNTASSRCG
- the rpmB gene encoding 50S ribosomal protein L28; this encodes MSRRCELTGKGPMVGNNVSHANNKTKRRFLPNLQDVTLQSDILGRSFTLRVSAAGLRSVDHRGGLDAYLARAKDEELSADALKLKKEIAKATAAAAA
- a CDS encoding alpha/beta fold hydrolase, translating into MTSPPVTGKRILIPESIFEGAHLRATHFAGGSGVNGQQLMVVFDYRKEGRAGFSAATHSSSFARQGYGQLSIRTARNDWYMNADTAALEAVLPALAARYQRVHLLGYSMGGFGALRFASALRADRAVVVSPQYALDPAVVPFEGRYPAMPGVLAANAAVGGMLVFDPFVPEDRLHAALIGRAFPRLQRVVLPFGGHPAIRSLRAVRGQWWLQRAAALAGDDVAAVQAAHRAARPLSQGYWQRLSQRAARTGHDALAAFAATRAAALPAVAGDGESGESA